The Acidobacteriota bacterium genome has a segment encoding these proteins:
- a CDS encoding PilT/PilU family type 4a pilus ATPase, producing the protein MATIDKLLLALASKKMDCLVLEPGRRPCLRQAGTDHEVTKAPLDGPVIDRLLREVSPPGEDPDTQEKDRWEFDYAVDGKVFRFFGLRGPSGWLASVTHDPKAKADPPAPPNPDLFAPSAANEAPEPKEPSTEAPEATAEPAATGPRLVNGPLSSAPPPRDLWPTPSGSPPSLVEKGTPPEAARAEAAGDAAAATASAPTAQAPEEKPLGPRPVPDPPAKPDPPAKPAPPPKPSVAAEPAVPKPAPTREPEKNAPAEKAPEPTPAAARRSDYVVGDVRSLLVEVVGRGASDLHLSAGQAPRIRIDGQLVMLDGYQPPGTERLEGMLRDVTPDASWQQLEEHGDTEFAFELEGRGRFRVHLFRDRRGIGAAFRLVPPEIFSLEELGLPEVTKGLTALDDGLILIAGTASSGRTTTLVSLIEEINRHRTAHIVTLEEPVEFIFRSGRSLISQRQIGLDTETYEDALRAALRKDPDVIVVGELRTPETASLVVETADTGHLMLSTVHASSATSAVDRLIDQAPPAEQSRMRRMLASSLRAVLHQTLLRRRGGGRVAAYEILLITRPIADLIRNQRTSEIPAAIEQGQKLGMVRRDESLFRLVHMGLVDPREAYQAAADKAAFSTRLKRLEQEPENEGDSTDGAEG; encoded by the coding sequence ATGGCCACGATCGACAAGCTTCTTCTCGCTTTGGCCTCGAAGAAGATGGACTGTCTGGTCCTCGAACCCGGTCGTCGCCCATGCCTGCGACAGGCCGGCACCGACCACGAGGTCACCAAAGCGCCCCTCGACGGACCGGTGATCGATCGACTGCTGCGCGAGGTTTCGCCGCCCGGTGAGGATCCGGACACCCAGGAGAAGGATCGCTGGGAGTTCGACTACGCGGTGGACGGCAAGGTGTTTCGCTTCTTCGGCCTGCGGGGACCGAGCGGTTGGCTCGCCTCGGTCACCCACGACCCGAAGGCCAAAGCCGACCCGCCGGCGCCGCCAAATCCCGATCTCTTCGCCCCGTCGGCCGCCAACGAAGCGCCGGAGCCGAAAGAACCTTCGACGGAGGCACCGGAGGCGACTGCGGAGCCGGCCGCCACGGGACCGCGCCTGGTCAACGGCCCCCTTTCGAGCGCCCCGCCGCCGCGGGACCTGTGGCCGACCCCGAGCGGTTCGCCGCCTTCGCTGGTGGAAAAGGGCACGCCGCCGGAAGCGGCGCGCGCGGAGGCCGCGGGCGATGCTGCCGCCGCGACGGCTTCAGCGCCGACCGCGCAGGCCCCCGAAGAAAAGCCCCTCGGCCCGCGGCCGGTGCCGGATCCGCCGGCGAAGCCGGATCCGCCGGCGAAGCCGGCCCCACCCCCAAAGCCGAGCGTCGCCGCGGAGCCGGCTGTGCCGAAGCCGGCGCCGACTCGCGAGCCGGAAAAGAACGCTCCCGCAGAAAAAGCCCCCGAACCCACACCGGCGGCCGCCCGGCGGAGTGACTATGTGGTGGGCGATGTGCGCTCCCTGCTGGTCGAGGTGGTGGGCCGGGGCGCCTCGGATCTCCATTTGTCCGCGGGTCAGGCGCCGCGCATTCGCATCGATGGCCAGCTCGTGATGCTCGACGGCTATCAGCCGCCGGGAACGGAGCGCCTGGAAGGCATGCTGCGGGACGTCACTCCGGACGCTTCCTGGCAGCAGCTCGAAGAGCATGGCGATACGGAGTTCGCCTTCGAACTGGAGGGCCGGGGGCGCTTTCGGGTGCATCTGTTCCGCGACCGCCGGGGCATCGGTGCCGCCTTCCGGCTGGTGCCGCCGGAAATCTTCTCGCTCGAAGAGCTGGGGCTGCCGGAGGTGACGAAGGGCCTCACCGCCCTCGACGATGGCCTGATCTTGATCGCCGGCACCGCCTCTTCCGGCCGCACCACCACCCTGGTGTCGTTGATCGAGGAGATCAACCGCCACCGCACAGCGCACATTGTCACCCTGGAAGAGCCGGTGGAGTTCATCTTCCGGTCCGGCCGCAGCCTGATCAGCCAGCGCCAGATCGGCCTCGATACGGAGACCTACGAGGACGCCCTGCGGGCGGCCCTGCGCAAGGACCCGGACGTGATCGTGGTGGGCGAACTGCGTACCCCGGAGACCGCCTCGCTGGTGGTCGAAACGGCCGACACGGGACACCTGATGCTCTCCACCGTGCACGCCAGCTCAGCTACCAGCGCGGTGGATCGGCTGATCGATCAGGCGCCGCCGGCGGAGCAGTCGCGCATGCGGCGGATGCTCGCCTCCAGCCTGCGGGCGGTGCTCCACCAGACCCTGCTGCGCCGGCGCGGCGGCGGTCGGGTGGCGGCCTACGAGATCCTGCTCATCACCCGCCCGATCGCGGACTTGATTCGCAACCAGCGCACCTCGGAGATCCCCGCCGCCATCGAGCAGGGCCAGAAACTCGGCATGGTGCGGCGAGACGAGTCGCTCTTCCGGCTGGTGCATATGGGGCTGGTGGATCCGCGCGAGGCCTACCAGGCCGCCGCCGACAAGGCGGCCTTCTCCACCCGCTTGAAGCGCCTGGAACAGGAACCCGAGAACGAGGGAGATTCCACCGACGGCGCCGAAGGGTGA
- a CDS encoding SLC13 family permease — translation MDILLLVGIVVFATTSFALQKLPIDVTALTTLGLLLLFNLVTPSEAIAGFSNPAVITVMMMFVLSDSLVRSGLVNRIGHRITHLSANSPWRASLLLLLVSGSLSAFINNTAAVAILMPVGILLAKHFKFSPSKILIPLSYVSILGGTCTLIGTSTNLLVSAMAADAGLEPFGVFEFAWVGLIFFSIGTVYLLLGPLRLLPSRSILSSLTRKYHMSAYLTEVRVPKESPLIGKTVAEEAISDRFELNVLEILRGKTKIAMDLRNTRIQPGDILIVRGAMTEILAIKEHYGLLLLSDIKLGDQDLSDESNILVEIQLSPTSQLVDQTLKDIDFRKRYGCFVLALNRTGEMIHRKLAFIPLAHWDTLLVFGPRARIEALNRLEDFTPLQEVDMRLSLSRRWWISAAIIPIVVLLAASGVMPILKASILGVVAMLLTRTVKIQQAYKSINWTVIFLLAAVLPIGKAMVNTGLDRVIGESIAALGAPYGPVVVLGVMLVSTSLLSEIISNNSAAVLMVPIAMSVAVALNVDPKPFLMGITFAASMSFMTPIGYQTNTMVYGPGGYRFTDFTRAGAPLSIFCWVTGTLLIPKIWPF, via the coding sequence TTGGACATTCTTCTCTTGGTCGGGATCGTTGTCTTCGCGACAACGTCCTTCGCGCTGCAGAAGCTGCCGATCGACGTCACGGCGCTAACCACCCTCGGGCTGCTGCTGCTCTTCAACCTGGTGACGCCGAGCGAGGCGATCGCCGGCTTCAGCAACCCGGCGGTGATCACCGTGATGATGATGTTCGTGCTGAGCGACAGCTTGGTGCGAAGCGGACTGGTCAACCGCATCGGCCACCGCATCACCCACCTCTCCGCCAATTCGCCGTGGCGCGCCTCGCTGTTGCTGCTGCTGGTGTCCGGCTCCCTGTCGGCCTTCATCAACAACACCGCGGCGGTGGCGATTCTGATGCCGGTGGGGATCCTCCTCGCCAAGCACTTCAAGTTCAGCCCGTCGAAGATCCTGATCCCGCTGTCCTATGTCTCGATCCTCGGCGGCACCTGCACCCTGATCGGCACTTCGACCAACCTGCTGGTCAGCGCCATGGCCGCCGACGCCGGCCTGGAGCCCTTCGGGGTGTTCGAGTTTGCCTGGGTGGGGCTGATCTTCTTCAGCATCGGCACCGTCTACCTACTGCTCGGGCCGCTGCGCCTGCTGCCCTCCCGCAGCATCCTGTCGAGCCTGACCCGCAAGTACCACATGAGCGCCTACCTGACGGAGGTGCGGGTGCCGAAGGAGTCACCGCTGATCGGCAAGACGGTGGCGGAAGAGGCGATCAGTGACCGCTTCGAATTGAACGTACTGGAGATCCTGCGCGGTAAAACCAAGATCGCGATGGATTTGCGCAACACCCGCATCCAGCCGGGCGACATTTTGATCGTGCGCGGCGCGATGACCGAGATTCTCGCCATCAAAGAGCACTACGGCCTGCTTCTGCTGTCGGACATCAAGCTGGGCGACCAGGACTTGTCGGACGAGTCGAACATCCTGGTGGAGATCCAGCTCTCGCCCACCTCTCAACTGGTCGACCAGACCCTGAAGGACATCGACTTCCGCAAGCGCTACGGCTGCTTCGTGCTGGCCCTGAACCGCACCGGCGAGATGATCCACCGCAAGCTGGCCTTCATCCCCCTTGCCCACTGGGACACGCTGCTGGTGTTCGGGCCCCGGGCCCGCATCGAGGCTTTGAACCGGCTGGAGGACTTCACGCCGCTTCAGGAAGTGGACATGCGCCTTTCCTTGAGCCGCCGCTGGTGGATCAGCGCGGCGATCATCCCGATCGTGGTGCTGCTGGCGGCGAGCGGAGTGATGCCGATCCTCAAGGCCTCGATCCTCGGGGTGGTCGCCATGCTGCTGACCCGTACGGTCAAGATCCAGCAGGCCTACAAGTCGATCAACTGGACGGTGATCTTCCTGCTGGCGGCGGTGCTCCCGATCGGCAAGGCGATGGTCAACACCGGCCTCGACCGGGTGATCGGCGAATCGATCGCCGCCCTCGGCGCGCCCTACGGACCGGTGGTCGTCTTGGGCGTGATGCTGGTGTCGACCTCGCTGCTGTCGGAGATCATCTCCAACAACTCGGCGGCGGTGCTGATGGTGCCGATCGCCATGTCCGTCGCCGTGGCGCTTAACGTCGACCCCAAGCCCTTCCTGATGGGCATCACCTTCGCGGCGTCGATGAGCTTCATGACCCCGATCGGCTACCAGACCAACACCATGGTCTACGGCCCCGGCGGCTATCGCTTCACGGACTTCACCCGCGCGGGAGCGCCACTCTCGATCTTCTGTTGGGTGACGGGCACCCTGCTCATCCCGAAAATCTGGCCGTTCTGA
- a CDS encoding DEAD/DEAH box helicase: MKFTDFSLDPALLRGIQDLGFSEPTAIQGKALPPALEGRDLLAAAMTGSGKTAAFVLPILQYLHETPGPGIRALILTPTRELAAQIQEQIRDLGRHTRVTSTTVFGGVKPGPQEKALRRGVDIVVATPGRLLDHMTQSWMSFDELDVLVLDEADRMLDMGFLPDVKRILKALPEDRQTMLFSATLPRPIVELSRRFLHEPVRLDVERQAAPATGITQALFPVSEPLKRALLLELLRRRELSTALVFTRTKHRANRLAEFLEKNGVSCDRIHGNRSQPQRQKALANFKAGQIQVLVATDIAARGIDVEELPHVVNFDIPGQAEDYIHRVGRTARAEATGDAWTFISPADSGQVRAIERAIGRQLERRRLEGFDYSAKADGKLEIPLNERIAAIRAKKAADRQRSQAKKQRRQAQGGGAARGGDRTATGNRPPRRRRRRSPNSSR; the protein is encoded by the coding sequence ATGAAATTCACTGACTTCTCGCTTGACCCCGCGCTGCTGCGCGGCATTCAGGATCTTGGCTTTTCGGAGCCCACGGCCATCCAGGGCAAGGCCTTGCCGCCGGCCCTCGAAGGGCGCGATCTCCTCGCCGCGGCGATGACCGGCAGCGGCAAGACCGCCGCCTTCGTTTTGCCCATCCTCCAGTACCTGCACGAGACCCCCGGCCCCGGCATCCGCGCCTTGATCTTGACCCCGACCCGGGAGCTGGCGGCCCAGATCCAGGAGCAGATCCGGGATCTCGGACGCCACACCCGGGTGACCTCGACCACCGTCTTCGGCGGGGTGAAGCCCGGTCCTCAAGAGAAGGCCCTGCGCCGGGGTGTCGACATCGTCGTCGCCACGCCGGGCCGCCTCCTCGACCACATGACCCAGTCCTGGATGAGCTTCGACGAACTGGACGTGCTGGTGCTCGACGAAGCGGACCGCATGCTCGACATGGGCTTTCTGCCGGACGTCAAGCGCATCCTCAAGGCCCTGCCGGAGGATCGCCAGACGATGCTGTTTTCGGCCACTCTGCCGCGTCCGATCGTCGAGCTTTCCCGCCGCTTCCTGCACGAGCCGGTGCGCCTCGACGTCGAGCGCCAGGCGGCGCCGGCCACCGGCATCACCCAGGCGCTGTTCCCGGTGTCGGAGCCGCTCAAGCGGGCCTTGCTGTTGGAGCTGCTGCGCCGGCGGGAACTCTCGACGGCGTTGGTCTTCACCCGCACCAAGCACCGCGCCAATCGCCTGGCGGAGTTTCTGGAGAAGAACGGCGTCTCCTGCGACCGCATTCACGGCAACCGCAGCCAGCCGCAGCGCCAGAAAGCCCTCGCCAACTTCAAGGCGGGACAGATCCAAGTGTTGGTGGCAACGGATATCGCCGCCCGCGGCATCGATGTGGAGGAACTGCCCCACGTGGTGAACTTCGACATCCCGGGCCAGGCCGAGGATTACATCCACCGAGTGGGCCGTACCGCCCGGGCGGAAGCCACCGGCGACGCCTGGACCTTCATCTCCCCGGCGGACAGCGGCCAGGTGCGCGCCATCGAGCGGGCCATCGGCCGGCAGCTCGAACGGCGCCGCCTCGAAGGCTTCGACTACAGCGCCAAGGCCGACGGCAAGCTGGAGATCCCGCTGAACGAGCGCATCGCCGCTATCCGCGCCAAGAAGGCCGCCGACCGCCAGCGCTCCCAGGCCAAGAAGCAGCGCCGCCAGGCGCAAGGCGGCGGCGCCGCCCGCGGCGGCGACCGCACCGCCACCGGCAACCGCCCACCCCGCCGCCGGCGTCGGCGCTCGCCGAATTCGAGTCGCTGA
- the udk gene encoding uridine kinase, which produces MTSSCFLVGVAGGSGSGKTTVARSILDAVGEGRIGLLEQDSYYRDVDWQAEEDLERYNFDHPSALDNKLLVEHLAALREGRGVDVPIYDFVHHRRTEAVRHVDPQPVVVLEGILIFNEPEIRDLLDLKIFVDTDSDLRLVRRLRRDLIERGRGVADILRQYEEFVRPMHLEFVEPSKRWADVIIPEGGENRVALEMVVARLEKFLPGS; this is translated from the coding sequence ATGACGTCATCATGTTTTCTGGTTGGAGTGGCCGGCGGTAGCGGTTCCGGCAAGACCACCGTTGCCCGCTCGATCCTCGATGCGGTGGGCGAGGGGCGCATCGGCCTGCTGGAGCAGGACTCCTACTATCGGGATGTCGACTGGCAGGCCGAAGAAGACCTTGAACGCTACAACTTCGATCATCCATCGGCGCTCGACAACAAACTTCTGGTGGAGCACCTGGCCGCTCTGCGCGAGGGCCGTGGGGTGGACGTGCCGATCTACGACTTCGTCCACCACCGGCGCACCGAGGCGGTTCGCCACGTCGATCCGCAGCCGGTGGTGGTGCTCGAAGGGATCTTGATCTTCAACGAGCCGGAGATTCGCGACCTGCTGGACCTCAAGATCTTCGTCGACACGGATTCCGACCTCCGCCTCGTCCGCCGCCTCCGCCGCGACCTAATCGAACGCGGCCGCGGGGTGGCGGACATCCTGCGCCAGTACGAAGAATTCGTCCGCCCAATGCACCTGGAATTCGTCGAGCCGTCCAAACGCTGGGCCGACGTGATCATCCCCGAGGGCGGCGAAAACCGCGTCGCCCTGGAGATGGTGGTGGCGCGGCTGGAGAAATTCCTGCCGGGATCCTGA
- the mutM gene encoding bifunctional DNA-formamidopyrimidine glycosylase/DNA-(apurinic or apyrimidinic site) lyase has translation MPELPEVEVLRRSLEPHLVGDRIESLWVGPARLREAVDETRLRRRVRGRRVVGLRRRAKYLWIDLEADESVRGQHATLVVHLGMSGRLLLVPVDTPREKHEHVSFALASGRRLRFVDPRRFGLVFALRADELAGDRHFAHLGAEPLSQDWTGEVLQAAARGRRGPVKAFLMDARVVVGVGNIYASEALFRAGIHPKRSVARLALARWRRLAEAVQEVLARAIDQGGTTLNDFADGEGNSGYFQVALAVYGREGGRCPRCDGTVRRIVQTGRSTFYCPGCQR, from the coding sequence ATGCCCGAACTACCGGAAGTGGAAGTATTGCGTCGCAGCCTCGAACCGCACCTCGTCGGAGATCGCATCGAGAGTCTTTGGGTGGGTCCCGCCCGCCTGCGGGAAGCGGTCGATGAGACGCGGTTGCGGCGTAGGGTTCGAGGGCGGCGGGTGGTCGGCCTGCGGCGCCGCGCCAAGTATTTGTGGATCGACCTGGAGGCCGATGAGTCCGTCCGCGGCCAGCACGCCACCCTGGTCGTTCACCTGGGAATGAGCGGCCGCCTACTGCTGGTTCCGGTGGACACGCCGCGGGAGAAACACGAGCACGTCTCCTTCGCCCTGGCTTCGGGGCGCCGGCTGCGCTTCGTGGATCCCCGGCGCTTCGGGCTGGTGTTCGCGCTGCGGGCGGACGAGCTGGCCGGTGATCGCCACTTTGCCCATCTCGGCGCCGAACCACTCTCCCAAGACTGGACCGGCGAGGTTTTGCAAGCGGCGGCGCGCGGTCGCCGCGGGCCGGTCAAGGCGTTCTTGATGGATGCCCGAGTGGTGGTGGGGGTGGGAAACATCTACGCCTCCGAGGCCCTGTTCCGGGCTGGAATCCACCCCAAGCGATCCGTCGCTCGGCTGGCCCTGGCCCGCTGGCGGCGGTTGGCCGAAGCGGTGCAGGAAGTCCTCGCGCGGGCTATCGATCAAGGGGGCACCACCCTCAACGACTTCGCCGACGGAGAGGGCAACAGCGGCTATTTTCAGGTGGCCCTCGCGGTGTACGGGCGGGAAGGCGGCCGCTGCCCGCGCTGCGACGGTACGGTTCGGCGAATCGTCCAGACCGGCCGCAGCACCTTCTACTGCCCCGGGTGCCAGCGATGA
- a CDS encoding radical SAM protein produces MNTATLPLFPAFAPTPRPIAPPAGGTEFIDLDRRQILRRVDDPRTGAVWALDPYRGCENACVHCPNRSGHKAFQLLRSQDYEQRVFVERGAAAALERHLAWHNLRGQTLSLGHFTDPYQEAEERFGITREVLEVLGRFRGLDLSISTRSTRILEDLDLLADLDRHHTVTVHLGVPTVDEALSASLEPGGATPRGRFDAVRRLVHAGIATDIRVIPLMPEINSDEESLRPLFTAALEAGAFDVVAHCLVLPPATRSRFLPWLEAERPKVAQHYRKLWGRRSALRRPDKNRALATFRRLYLEMGFPRPTISRG; encoded by the coding sequence ATGAACACGGCGACCCTACCCCTGTTTCCCGCCTTCGCGCCCACTCCACGGCCGATCGCACCGCCGGCCGGCGGCACGGAGTTCATCGATCTCGACCGGCGGCAGATCCTGCGGCGGGTCGACGACCCGCGGACTGGCGCCGTGTGGGCGCTGGACCCCTATCGTGGCTGCGAAAACGCCTGCGTCCATTGCCCGAACCGCTCCGGCCACAAGGCCTTCCAGCTCCTTCGATCGCAGGACTACGAGCAGCGCGTATTCGTGGAGCGCGGCGCCGCCGCGGCCCTGGAGCGTCACCTGGCCTGGCACAACCTACGAGGGCAGACCCTCTCGCTCGGACACTTCACGGACCCCTACCAGGAGGCGGAAGAACGCTTCGGGATCACCCGCGAGGTGCTGGAGGTGCTCGGCCGGTTCCGAGGTTTGGATCTCTCCATTTCGACCCGCTCGACCCGCATCCTCGAAGATCTCGACCTCCTGGCGGACCTCGATCGCCACCACACGGTGACCGTTCACCTGGGCGTGCCGACGGTGGACGAGGCCTTGAGCGCCTCGCTGGAACCGGGCGGAGCCACCCCGCGAGGGCGATTCGACGCGGTGCGCCGGCTGGTCCACGCCGGGATCGCGACGGATATCCGGGTGATTCCGCTGATGCCGGAGATCAACAGCGACGAGGAGAGCCTGCGGCCCCTGTTCACGGCGGCGCTGGAGGCCGGCGCCTTCGATGTGGTGGCCCACTGCCTGGTGTTGCCGCCCGCCACCCGCAGCCGGTTTCTGCCCTGGCTGGAGGCGGAGCGCCCGAAGGTCGCGCAGCACTACCGCAAACTGTGGGGTCGCCGCTCGGCTCTACGCCGACCGGACAAGAACCGCGCCCTGGCGACCTTCCGTCGGCTCTATCTCGAGATGGGTTTCCCGCGCCCCACCATCAGCCGCGGCTGA
- a CDS encoding TraR/DksA family transcriptional regulator has translation MPQTKRAEASTADLEPLRQRLEQRREEIMNLYQSDLAAGQASGDEGSDDIVDRANNSYNREFLFSLSNNERAMLVEMDDALARIDAGSYGSCQHCGRVIGEARLEAVPWARYCIDCQELKEQGLLEDD, from the coding sequence GTGCCCCAGACGAAGCGAGCCGAGGCCAGCACCGCCGACCTTGAGCCTTTGCGACAGCGCCTCGAACAGCGCCGCGAGGAGATCATGAATCTCTACCAAAGTGACCTCGCGGCCGGTCAGGCTTCGGGAGACGAAGGTAGCGACGACATCGTCGACCGCGCGAATAACTCATACAACCGGGAGTTCTTGTTCTCCCTGTCGAACAACGAGCGGGCCATGCTGGTGGAGATGGACGATGCCCTGGCTCGCATCGATGCCGGTTCCTACGGATCCTGCCAGCACTGCGGCCGAGTCATCGGCGAGGCGCGTCTCGAGGCGGTGCCTTGGGCGCGCTACTGCATCGACTGCCAGGAGCTTAAAGAGCAAGGTTTACTCGAAGACGATTAG
- a CDS encoding 23S rRNA (pseudouridine(1915)-N(3))-methyltransferase RlmH produces MRRIRNAHNRRVFPLSREIHILWAARHKRPAWEGLCSDYRQRIARSVPVRDLPVKVRRDGPRRKAEEGQALLAALPDPVWLFALDEGGKSSSSRRFATTLQRLFDEWPHPIAFVIGSDLGLDPTVRRQARQVLSFGPMTLRHELARLVLYEQVYRALEILRGSGYHH; encoded by the coding sequence ATTCGGCGGATTCGCAACGCACACAATCGAAGGGTTTTTCCCCTGAGTCGGGAAATCCACATTCTGTGGGCCGCTCGCCACAAGCGGCCGGCCTGGGAAGGACTCTGCTCCGACTACCGGCAGCGCATCGCACGCTCAGTGCCGGTGCGCGATCTGCCGGTCAAGGTGCGGCGTGACGGGCCGCGGCGCAAGGCCGAGGAAGGGCAGGCCCTGCTGGCCGCGCTGCCGGATCCGGTGTGGCTCTTCGCTCTGGACGAGGGTGGAAAGTCGTCGTCCTCCCGCCGCTTCGCCACGACGCTCCAGCGCCTGTTCGACGAGTGGCCCCACCCGATCGCCTTCGTCATCGGTTCGGATCTGGGACTGGACCCAACGGTGCGCCGGCAGGCCCGGCAGGTGCTCTCCTTCGGTCCGATGACCCTGCGCCACGAGCTGGCCCGGCTGGTGCTGTACGAGCAGGTCTACCGCGCCCTGGAGATCCTCCGGGGCAGCGGCTATCACCACTGA
- the def gene encoding peptide deformylase: MALLELLRLGHPVLRSQADRIADTDIRSEELQQLIDDMVETMTQAEGVGLAAPQVGQVRQVFVFRAPNDEVRVAINPLMTAEGGELVDDWEGCLSIPGLRGLVPRYPAVRLQALDRDGEAFDEVFEGFSARIVQHENDHLNGVLFLDRMRNLRSLCFTEEWEQLLSDMGLPHPAAVG, encoded by the coding sequence ATGGCGTTGCTCGAGCTTCTGCGCCTGGGCCATCCGGTCCTCCGCAGCCAGGCGGATCGCATCGCCGATACGGACATTCGATCCGAGGAACTGCAGCAACTCATCGACGATATGGTCGAAACGATGACCCAGGCCGAGGGCGTAGGCCTGGCGGCGCCGCAGGTCGGCCAAGTGCGGCAGGTGTTCGTGTTCCGGGCGCCGAACGACGAGGTACGCGTTGCCATCAATCCGCTGATGACCGCCGAGGGTGGCGAACTGGTGGACGACTGGGAGGGCTGCCTCTCGATTCCCGGTTTGCGCGGACTGGTGCCTCGCTATCCAGCCGTGCGTCTACAGGCCCTGGACCGTGACGGAGAGGCCTTCGACGAGGTGTTCGAAGGATTCTCGGCCCGCATTGTCCAGCACGAGAACGATCACCTGAACGGTGTCCTCTTTCTGGACCGCATGCGCAACCTCCGCTCCCTCTGCTTCACCGAAGAGTGGGAGCAGTTGTTGAGCGACATGGGCCTGCCGCACCCGGCCGCCGTCGGGTGA